In one Prosthecobacter fusiformis genomic region, the following are encoded:
- a CDS encoding SulP family inorganic anion transporter, translating into MSGPSTPSWWQIARNLTRQGRTWMSENLADTGLDPFPIRRWLSGYGPGRFKSDLKAGTSVALLDIPQGMAYAAIAGLPLQFGSTCSAVAGIVGALFLSSRYTVLGPTNATAFMIFSYFAADAHLDRIALMPLLVFMVGTLLLIGSFVKVAELAQYISRAVMVAYVTGAALLIIANQAGNVLGISTRITTADGQVFQPRTFPGIVWHLVEKLGQTHWESLIVAAVTAGIYWGIRRVRATWPSLAIALVAASLVGAGMQMLKLDVPTFQDAQFTWLDLLPPFPDFASPMFLSDFSRLFGLAIALAFLSTLESSTMGKTLAGLKGQRVDPNQDMFGLGMANLSCAYLSGMPCSGSLTRSALNFSSGARTPISAMINGLVCLVGALTLGSAVGYVPKASLAVLIICVALSIIQPRHIRICLQATGSDAFTFLVTLAATLMVPLHVAIFTGVGISLMLYLRKASRPSLVEYEFNQEGHLAEATQPGIRQNPAISIVHVEGELFFGAAELFRSQVQQACADPNLRIIILRLKNARHMDATSVMALEDLVRALRADGRDLLISGVMKDIYRVLRDSGMVEVIGKDNLFLSSPSNPNVATRNALKRAQQILGTTEADVKIFFDPGKKKEE; encoded by the coding sequence ATGTCCGGCCCCTCCACGCCCTCCTGGTGGCAGATTGCGCGCAATCTGACGCGACAGGGGCGTACCTGGATGAGCGAAAATCTGGCCGATACAGGACTGGATCCTTTCCCCATCAGGCGCTGGCTTTCAGGCTACGGGCCGGGACGTTTTAAATCAGATTTGAAGGCCGGCACCTCGGTCGCCCTGCTGGATATCCCTCAGGGCATGGCCTATGCCGCCATCGCCGGCTTGCCTCTCCAATTCGGCAGTACTTGCTCCGCCGTGGCGGGCATCGTCGGTGCCCTGTTTTTGAGTTCCCGATATACAGTTCTGGGGCCGACCAATGCCACGGCCTTCATGATCTTCTCCTACTTTGCTGCGGATGCGCATCTGGACAGGATTGCCCTCATGCCACTGTTGGTCTTCATGGTCGGCACGCTGCTGCTTATCGGCTCCTTTGTGAAGGTCGCGGAACTGGCACAATACATCAGCCGGGCGGTCATGGTCGCCTACGTCACCGGTGCCGCCCTCCTCATTATCGCCAATCAAGCGGGCAATGTACTGGGCATCAGCACCCGCATCACGACGGCGGACGGTCAGGTTTTCCAGCCTCGCACCTTTCCCGGCATCGTTTGGCACCTTGTAGAAAAGCTGGGGCAGACTCATTGGGAAAGCCTCATTGTAGCCGCAGTCACCGCTGGCATTTACTGGGGCATCCGCCGTGTGCGCGCCACTTGGCCCAGCCTCGCCATCGCCCTCGTCGCAGCCTCACTGGTGGGTGCAGGCATGCAGATGCTAAAACTGGATGTGCCCACCTTTCAGGATGCTCAGTTCACTTGGCTGGACCTCCTGCCGCCTTTCCCGGACTTTGCCTCGCCAATGTTCCTTTCGGACTTCAGTCGCCTCTTTGGCCTGGCCATTGCCCTGGCTTTCCTGTCCACATTGGAAAGCTCCACCATGGGTAAAACACTGGCCGGTCTCAAAGGTCAACGGGTGGACCCCAACCAGGACATGTTCGGCCTGGGGATGGCCAATCTGAGCTGTGCTTACCTCAGCGGCATGCCCTGCTCCGGTTCCCTGACCCGTAGCGCGTTGAATTTCTCCAGTGGTGCCCGCACCCCCATCTCGGCCATGATCAACGGCCTCGTGTGCTTGGTCGGCGCACTCACGCTCGGCAGCGCCGTCGGTTATGTGCCCAAGGCCTCCCTGGCAGTCCTCATCATCTGCGTCGCGCTGTCCATCATTCAGCCCCGGCATATCCGCATTTGCCTCCAGGCCACCGGGTCGGATGCCTTCACCTTTCTCGTCACCCTGGCCGCCACGCTCATGGTCCCCCTGCATGTCGCCATCTTTACCGGTGTCGGCATCTCGTTGATGCTCTACCTGCGGAAGGCCAGCCGCCCTTCGCTAGTGGAATATGAATTCAACCAGGAAGGCCACTTGGCGGAGGCTACCCAGCCCGGCATCCGTCAAAACCCCGCCATCTCCATCGTCCATGTGGAAGGGGAGCTGTTCTTTGGCGCCGCAGAGCTCTTTCGCAGCCAGGTTCAGCAGGCCTGTGCAGACCCCAATCTGCGCATCATCATCCTCCGGCTGAAAAATGCCCGCCATATGGATGCCACCTCGGTCATGGCTCTGGAAGACCTCGTCCGTGCTCTGCGTGCGGACGGGCGCGATCTCCTCATCAGCGGCGTCATGAAGGATATTTACCGCGTGCTTCGCGATTCCGGAATGGTCGAGGTCATCGGCAAGGACAACCTCTTCCTTTCCAGCCCCAGTAATCCCAATGTGGCGACTCGCAACGCCCTCAAACGCGCCCAGCAGATCCTCGGCACCACCGAGGCTGATGTGAAGATCTTTTTCGATCCTGGCAAAAAGAAGGAGGAGTGA
- a CDS encoding PDZ domain-containing protein yields MKFPASPWIAALMILTHTVRGELKAPLQTEEMTNGSQTLAPLAQLQTQVIRSTALLMNAQGKPTATATWVGEEGYFITKASEVPRLEDCTVEHSSGPNARIREIRRDTKHDVVLAQAIGVQKVSPVRFDSSKKLTFGQWIVAPSRGTDLKIGVVSAKRRPIKGFGAAIGIRMDDRTAAEIAGVRIVGVAEDSPAATAGLRADDIMIELAGESVREFRRVNEIISKRQPGEEIAVKYRRAGKEDLLHVRLASRTKVLSNWDGEDFANGGISIRTDNFAEILQHDLPLNPTDMGGPLLDLQGRAIGLNIARVDRVTTFALPSEIFWPIIEKWMEADLHPPKAVPANALESSPPQPVKKMQPNG; encoded by the coding sequence ATGAAATTCCCAGCCTCCCCATGGATAGCGGCCTTGATGATCCTCACCCATACGGTGCGGGGAGAGCTAAAAGCACCCCTGCAAACAGAGGAGATGACCAATGGCAGCCAGACGCTGGCCCCTTTGGCCCAGCTCCAGACCCAGGTCATCCGCAGCACGGCCCTGCTAATGAACGCTCAGGGTAAGCCCACCGCGACCGCCACTTGGGTGGGGGAGGAAGGTTACTTCATCACCAAAGCCAGCGAGGTGCCACGCCTGGAAGACTGCACCGTGGAACATAGCAGCGGTCCCAATGCCCGCATCCGCGAAATCCGCCGTGATACCAAGCACGATGTCGTCCTGGCCCAGGCCATCGGCGTGCAGAAGGTTTCACCCGTCCGCTTTGACTCCTCCAAAAAACTCACTTTTGGCCAATGGATCGTCGCCCCCTCCAGGGGTACGGATTTGAAAATCGGTGTCGTCAGCGCCAAGCGCCGCCCCATCAAGGGATTCGGGGCAGCCATTGGCATTCGTATGGATGACCGCACCGCTGCCGAGATAGCCGGGGTCCGCATCGTCGGCGTCGCTGAAGACAGCCCCGCTGCCACTGCCGGATTACGAGCCGATGACATCATGATCGAGCTGGCCGGGGAAAGCGTACGTGAATTTCGCCGCGTCAATGAGATCATCTCCAAGCGCCAGCCAGGGGAGGAGATCGCCGTCAAATACCGCCGCGCGGGCAAAGAAGACCTGCTGCACGTCCGCTTGGCCAGCCGCACCAAAGTACTTTCAAACTGGGATGGTGAGGACTTTGCCAATGGCGGCATCTCCATCCGCACCGACAACTTTGCCGAGATCCTCCAGCATGACCTGCCCCTGAACCCGACTGACATGGGCGGCCCCCTGCTGGACCTCCAGGGCCGCGCCATCGGCCTCAACATCGCCCGCGTGGACCGAGTCACCACCTTCGCACTGCCCAGCGAGATTTTCTGGCCGATCATCGAAAAATGGATGGAGGCCGACCTCCACCCACCCAAGGCCGTGCCTGCCAACGCGCTCGAATCCAGTCCCCCACAGCCTGTCAAAAAAATGCAGCCAAACGGTTGA
- a CDS encoding S1C family serine protease, with product MRNDLLLRLVGLILYLPVLAVGAEAPDPRVFLELQEKVQTLLPKVRPAVVAILTGDGTASGVIMSQEGLILTAAHVAERPGRELRVIFEDGTQATATTLGLDKTTDAALMQLNENDREWPHVKVSRQVIKAQPGEWCFALGHPGGFDEKRGVVLRVGRIVKQTANSLQTDCVLMGGDSGGPLFDLNGDVIGIHSLIWEGRDENMHVSMAPFLRSWDDMKSSLVIRTWGTGSGGYLGVSTEMNDQGALEVIEVLAGSPSEQAGLKNGDLILALNGEPITGLPQFTHAVRARPAGEEVQLRLRHLNSERDVKITLGSRPKNQG from the coding sequence ATGAGAAATGACCTCCTTCTGAGACTTGTAGGGCTGATCTTATATCTGCCTGTCCTGGCCGTTGGGGCAGAGGCACCAGACCCACGCGTCTTCCTGGAACTCCAGGAAAAAGTCCAGACCCTGCTCCCGAAAGTTCGCCCCGCCGTAGTCGCCATTCTCACGGGAGATGGTACCGCCAGTGGCGTCATCATGAGTCAAGAGGGCCTCATCCTAACCGCCGCCCACGTGGCCGAGCGGCCTGGACGGGAACTGCGCGTCATCTTTGAAGACGGCACCCAGGCCACCGCCACCACGCTGGGGCTGGACAAGACCACCGATGCCGCCCTCATGCAGCTCAATGAAAACGACCGTGAATGGCCCCATGTCAAAGTTTCCCGCCAAGTCATCAAGGCACAGCCAGGGGAATGGTGCTTCGCCCTCGGCCATCCAGGCGGTTTTGATGAAAAACGCGGTGTCGTCCTGCGCGTAGGACGCATCGTAAAACAGACCGCCAATTCCCTGCAAACGGACTGCGTTCTCATGGGTGGGGACTCTGGAGGGCCGCTCTTCGACCTCAATGGCGACGTCATCGGGATTCACAGCCTCATTTGGGAGGGGCGCGATGAAAACATGCACGTCTCCATGGCCCCCTTTCTCCGCTCCTGGGATGACATGAAAAGCAGCCTCGTCATCCGCACCTGGGGCACTGGCAGCGGCGGCTACCTGGGCGTCTCCACGGAAATGAATGACCAGGGAGCACTGGAAGTCATTGAGGTCCTGGCCGGGTCGCCATCTGAACAAGCCGGCCTGAAAAATGGTGATCTCATCCTGGCTCTCAATGGCGAGCCTATTACCGGTCTGCCCCAGTTTACCCATGCCGTGCGCGCCCGCCCTGCCGGGGAGGAAGTACAACTGCGGCTGCGCCACCTCAACAGCGAACGCGATGTAAAAATCACACTGGGCTCCCGCCCCAAGAACCAAGGATAA
- a CDS encoding transglycosylase domain-containing protein, with translation MKSQPSAPHHAPAPSSRWRRWWRFFLIFAMGASLLVTLGLAITLGVYSHLARQYDLSKLGEMPERTVVLDAQGEMLGRMHGENRIVVPLSQVSPFFVKALLAREDSRFYKHGGIDYVGVARATVRNFKERRVVQGASTITMQLARNSYPDLNDRSFHRKMLEMMLARRIERYWSKEQILEHYVNRIFFGTNLYGIQRASQVYFGKHASQLNLSEAAVIAGIIRSPVRFSPFRNFDGALKERDDVLKRMVATKVITAEEELAARYEDIALHAQPAFQSQGGYALDAVRRDLDRILEDHEIEDGGLIVYTTLSQELQTLAESSVATRLESVEKLPGYKHVTKTAFDSTWNGTQEVSSTPYLQGALTVLDNETGGILALVGGRDYRQSKYNRAIQGQRQIGSTVKPFVYATAIASGFLPGTYIDDAPIQPGEIELADPNWSPQNSDGKFTGQQTLMTGLVQSRNTMTIRVGNYAGLDRVIHLLGDAGIGNHAERTPQIFIGNLGGTPRDLTSAFSVFPNDGIRRRPFLIDKITDKAGNIFYSTSMLESEVVSPGVAHLMRRILGQVMDRGTAASVRSEHKFKDPAGGKTGTTNDYKDAWFAGYTDRVTCAVWVGLDKPQTIVEQGYGSRLAIPIWADVVKKAVDLGYIPAGPRVEPELAAVQLCHLSSQLASPSCHASGTSYEEKLPYDLIPQGYCTAHQGVIAGPPPGYDRPRVKASGLFNRIRGWFQ, from the coding sequence ATGAAAAGTCAGCCCTCAGCCCCGCATCATGCGCCCGCCCCTTCATCCCGCTGGCGCAGGTGGTGGCGTTTCTTTTTGATCTTTGCTATGGGAGCCAGTCTGCTGGTGACGCTGGGTCTGGCCATTACGTTGGGCGTTTACTCTCATCTGGCCAGGCAATATGACCTGAGCAAACTGGGTGAAATGCCGGAGCGTACAGTGGTGTTGGATGCCCAGGGGGAGATGCTGGGGAGAATGCATGGGGAGAACCGCATCGTGGTGCCACTGAGCCAGGTCTCGCCTTTTTTTGTCAAGGCACTGCTAGCTCGTGAAGACAGCCGTTTTTATAAACACGGCGGCATCGACTATGTGGGGGTGGCGCGGGCGACCGTCAGAAACTTCAAAGAACGCCGTGTGGTGCAGGGGGCCAGCACCATTACTATGCAGCTCGCACGCAACAGTTACCCGGACCTGAATGACCGTAGCTTTCATCGCAAAATGCTGGAGATGATGCTGGCGCGCCGCATTGAGCGATACTGGTCCAAGGAGCAGATCCTAGAGCATTACGTAAACCGCATCTTTTTTGGCACGAATCTCTATGGTATCCAGCGCGCCAGCCAGGTGTATTTCGGCAAGCATGCCAGCCAGCTCAACCTGAGTGAGGCGGCGGTCATTGCGGGTATCATCCGTAGCCCGGTCCGCTTTTCTCCGTTCCGTAATTTCGACGGGGCGCTGAAGGAAAGGGATGATGTATTGAAGCGCATGGTGGCCACCAAGGTCATCACGGCGGAGGAGGAACTGGCGGCGAGGTATGAGGACATCGCACTGCATGCGCAGCCTGCCTTTCAAAGCCAGGGCGGTTATGCTCTGGATGCGGTGAGGCGAGATTTGGACCGGATTTTGGAAGACCACGAGATCGAGGACGGGGGCCTGATCGTGTACACGACATTGAGCCAGGAACTGCAAACGCTGGCTGAATCCTCTGTGGCCACCCGGTTGGAAAGTGTGGAAAAGCTGCCGGGTTACAAACATGTGACCAAGACTGCTTTCGACAGCACCTGGAACGGGACTCAGGAGGTGTCATCCACCCCATATCTGCAAGGGGCCCTGACCGTGCTGGACAATGAAACGGGAGGTATCCTGGCTTTGGTCGGAGGTCGCGATTACAGGCAGAGCAAGTATAACCGCGCCATCCAGGGGCAGCGGCAGATCGGCTCCACCGTGAAGCCATTTGTCTATGCCACGGCCATCGCCAGCGGCTTTCTGCCAGGCACTTACATTGATGACGCGCCTATCCAGCCGGGGGAGATTGAGCTGGCAGATCCAAATTGGTCCCCGCAAAATAGCGATGGTAAATTCACGGGTCAGCAGACGCTCATGACCGGGCTGGTGCAGAGCCGCAATACCATGACCATCCGCGTGGGCAATTACGCGGGGCTGGACCGGGTGATACACCTGCTGGGGGATGCAGGCATCGGCAATCATGCTGAGCGCACCCCGCAGATTTTTATCGGCAATCTGGGGGGGACACCCCGTGACCTGACCAGCGCCTTCAGTGTTTTTCCCAATGATGGCATCCGCCGCAGGCCTTTCCTGATCGATAAGATCACGGACAAAGCAGGAAATATTTTTTATAGTACCAGCATGCTGGAATCTGAGGTGGTCAGCCCAGGTGTGGCGCATCTGATGCGGCGCATTCTCGGGCAGGTCATGGATCGTGGCACAGCGGCCAGTGTGCGCAGTGAGCATAAGTTCAAGGACCCGGCCGGTGGGAAGACCGGCACGACCAATGATTATAAAGATGCCTGGTTCGCCGGTTATACCGACCGTGTGACCTGCGCGGTGTGGGTGGGCCTGGACAAGCCGCAGACGATTGTGGAGCAGGGATACGGTAGCCGCCTGGCCATCCCCATCTGGGCGGATGTGGTGAAAAAAGCCGTGGATCTAGGATACATCCCTGCAGGGCCACGCGTGGAGCCTGAGCTGGCAGCGGTGCAGCTCTGCCATTTGAGCAGCCAACTGGCCTCTCCCTCCTGCCATGCCAGCGGTACCTCCTATGAGGAGAAGCTGCCTTATGATCTCATACCTCAAGGTTATTGCACAGCCCACCAGGGCGTCATTGCAGGCCCACCGCCCGGCTACGATCGGCCTCGTGTCAAGGCATCCGGGTTGTTTAACCGCATTCGTGGCTGGTTTCAGTGA
- a CDS encoding PQQ-binding-like beta-propeller repeat protein — translation MRYVLFLLLATSLQAENWPQWRGPQMDGRSRDRGFPLELTEKTLAWKTELPGEGHASPIVWGERIYTVASLPEEQTRVILCLDRSSGKLLWQKPVLTTVLEGKHRLNSHASSTPATDGERIFTAFLDQTEVVVSAHDFSGKQVWQVRPGPFASKHGFCSSPILFEDKVIVNCDHDGPGYMVAFSRTDGRELWRIQRPNQTRSYCVPLIREMAGRTQMVLTGSKCVTSYDPRDGRLLWMMDGPTEQFVASPVYDEKSGLLLLSGGFPEHHILAIRPDGFGDVTYTHIEWRTNKGVAYVPSPLCEDGWFLVVSDSGIGHCFEAKTGEIAWEERMKEHHASLVSAEGCVYFVNDFGTLRSIKPGKKYDLLAESELDEKVFSSPALSEGQIFIRGSKHLFCVGKRTAQTVAR, via the coding sequence ATGCGTTACGTTTTGTTCCTCCTCCTCGCCACGAGTCTTCAGGCTGAGAACTGGCCGCAGTGGCGGGGGCCGCAGATGGATGGCCGCAGCCGAGACCGTGGATTTCCCCTGGAGCTGACGGAGAAAACGCTGGCCTGGAAAACGGAACTGCCGGGGGAGGGTCATGCTTCTCCGATTGTCTGGGGGGAACGCATCTATACGGTGGCGTCCCTGCCGGAGGAGCAGACGCGGGTGATCCTGTGCCTGGACCGGAGCAGCGGTAAGCTGCTGTGGCAGAAGCCAGTGCTGACGACGGTACTGGAGGGGAAACACCGGCTCAACAGCCATGCCTCCAGCACACCTGCTACGGATGGGGAGAGGATTTTCACGGCTTTTTTGGATCAAACGGAAGTGGTGGTCAGCGCCCATGATTTCTCTGGAAAGCAGGTATGGCAGGTGCGGCCTGGCCCCTTCGCCAGCAAGCACGGCTTCTGCTCCAGTCCGATCCTGTTTGAGGACAAGGTGATCGTGAATTGTGACCATGACGGCCCTGGTTACATGGTGGCGTTTTCCAGGACAGATGGCCGGGAGCTGTGGCGTATCCAGCGGCCTAACCAGACGCGTAGTTACTGCGTGCCGCTGATCCGTGAGATGGCAGGCCGCACGCAGATGGTGCTGACGGGAAGCAAGTGTGTGACAAGCTATGATCCACGTGACGGACGGCTGCTGTGGATGATGGACGGGCCGACTGAGCAATTCGTGGCATCGCCGGTTTATGATGAAAAGTCTGGTCTGCTACTGCTTAGCGGTGGCTTTCCTGAGCATCATATCTTGGCCATCAGGCCGGACGGTTTTGGGGATGTGACTTATACCCACATCGAGTGGCGCACGAACAAGGGGGTGGCTTATGTGCCGAGTCCTTTGTGTGAGGATGGCTGGTTCTTGGTGGTGAGTGATTCAGGTATCGGTCATTGCTTTGAGGCGAAGACGGGAGAGATCGCCTGGGAGGAGCGGATGAAGGAGCACCATGCGTCTCTGGTGAGCGCGGAGGGATGTGTGTACTTTGTGAATGATTTCGGCACGCTGCGCAGCATCAAGCCGGGGAAAAAGTATGATCTGCTGGCGGAGAGCGAGCTGGACGAAAAGGTCTTTTCTTCTCCGGCTTTGAGTGAAGGGCAGATCTTTATCCGAGGCAGCAAGCATCTGTTTTGCGTGGGCAAAAGGACGGCGCAGACGGTGGCGCGGTGA
- a CDS encoding nucleotide sugar dehydrogenase: protein MNVSIFGLGYVGGVTAGCLAELGHTIIGVDVQQAKVDAFGRGFSPIIEPELDDLLQAAKRSGRISATTRAADAVAQSDVSIICVGTPSLESGRLNLDFVRKVSEQISQALKESGKKHVVLFRSTMLPGSTRNMVREFFEDLRLTDQLRIYYCPEFLREGTAVKDFREPSLSVVGTHNGQEPEGNEAHELLGGRPSVLGWEGAEMIKYSCNYFHALKVGFANEIGRVCKFLGEDGARVMDVVCEDTRLNISSYYMKPGNPFGGSCLPKDVSALLSFARQEGISLPLLDNTLDTNQAHLDMLIKLIVRNGSRKIGLLGLAFKSDTDDLRGSPMVAVAETLLGRGYELRIYDPSLNLTRLIGANELEIQRRMPHLASLLKSNVREVIEGSELIVASQKCASMDDLAAWVKPEQSVIDINGWRDLDKLPWNYQGLCW, encoded by the coding sequence ATGAACGTCAGCATTTTTGGTCTTGGGTATGTCGGCGGAGTCACCGCAGGGTGCTTGGCAGAGCTGGGGCACACCATCATCGGAGTCGATGTTCAGCAGGCAAAGGTGGATGCCTTTGGCCGTGGTTTCTCACCCATCATTGAACCAGAGCTGGATGATCTTCTCCAGGCAGCCAAACGCAGTGGCAGAATCTCCGCCACCACCCGCGCAGCCGATGCCGTGGCACAGTCAGATGTCAGTATCATTTGTGTCGGCACACCTTCCTTGGAGTCGGGCCGGTTAAACCTGGACTTCGTCCGCAAAGTCAGCGAGCAGATCTCCCAGGCCCTAAAAGAGAGCGGGAAAAAACACGTCGTACTTTTCCGCAGCACCATGCTTCCCGGCAGCACCCGGAATATGGTGCGTGAATTCTTTGAAGACCTGCGCCTGACTGACCAGTTGCGCATTTACTACTGTCCTGAATTCCTCCGTGAAGGCACCGCCGTGAAGGATTTTCGCGAGCCCTCCCTCTCCGTCGTCGGCACCCATAACGGTCAAGAACCGGAGGGTAATGAAGCCCATGAACTACTCGGCGGCCGCCCCTCCGTGCTTGGCTGGGAAGGGGCGGAGATGATCAAATACTCCTGCAACTATTTCCACGCCCTAAAGGTGGGTTTCGCCAACGAGATTGGTCGCGTTTGCAAATTCCTCGGCGAGGACGGTGCACGGGTGATGGACGTAGTCTGCGAAGATACGAGGTTGAACATCTCCTCATACTACATGAAACCCGGCAATCCGTTCGGAGGTTCCTGCCTGCCGAAAGACGTGAGTGCCCTGCTTTCATTCGCCCGTCAGGAAGGCATTTCCCTGCCCCTGCTGGACAACACGCTGGACACCAACCAGGCCCATCTGGACATGCTCATCAAGCTCATCGTCAGAAACGGCAGTCGTAAGATCGGCCTGCTTGGCCTCGCCTTCAAATCCGATACGGATGACCTGCGCGGCAGCCCGATGGTGGCTGTGGCGGAAACCTTGTTAGGCCGCGGTTATGAGCTGCGCATTTACGATCCCAGCCTCAACCTCACCCGCCTCATTGGCGCTAACGAACTGGAAATCCAACGCCGCATGCCGCATCTGGCCTCTTTGCTTAAAAGCAATGTGCGCGAAGTCATTGAGGGCAGTGAACTCATCGTCGCTTCCCAAAAATGCGCATCCATGGACGACCTCGCTGCCTGGGTAAAACCAGAGCAGAGCGTCATCGATATCAACGGCTGGCGCGACTTGGATAAACTCCCATGGAATTACCAAGGCCTGTGCTGGTAA
- the metK gene encoding methionine adenosyltransferase: MSRSYIFSSESVGEGHPDKVCDTISDAILDACLTVDPKSRVACETFAKSNIVVVGGEITIPKLQDKKKGTTKPIDEVINVGKVIRDAVRGIGYTNDDDIFHADQIFINNYLTIQSPDIAQGVDEKAAEGKKHSEQGAGDQGIMFGYACDETEELMPAPIMYAHRLGRELTKIRKAGKAAKWLRPDAKSQVSVEYVDGRPTRIVNVVISTQHAASVEHAEIEKFCIEQVIKKVLPKGMLTKDTEYLINPTGKFVVGGPQGDSGLTGRKIIVDTYGGMGRHGGGAFSGKDPSKVDRSAAYMGRWVAKNVVAAGLASKCEIQFAYAIGHPLPVSVHIDSFGTGTISDDAILDAVLKTFSFKPADIVKQLDLLRPIYSKSTNYGHFGKIDDPDLTWEVTSKAEALKKAAK, translated from the coding sequence ATGTCACGCTCTTACATTTTCTCTTCTGAGTCCGTCGGCGAAGGCCATCCAGACAAAGTCTGCGATACCATTTCCGATGCCATTCTCGACGCCTGCCTCACCGTGGACCCGAAGAGCCGTGTGGCCTGCGAAACCTTCGCCAAGAGCAACATCGTCGTCGTCGGTGGAGAGATCACCATCCCCAAGCTCCAGGACAAAAAGAAAGGCACCACCAAGCCCATCGATGAAGTGATAAACGTTGGCAAAGTCATCCGTGATGCAGTCCGTGGCATTGGTTATACCAATGATGACGACATCTTCCATGCCGACCAGATCTTCATCAACAACTACCTCACCATCCAGAGCCCGGACATCGCCCAGGGTGTGGATGAAAAGGCTGCCGAAGGCAAGAAGCACTCCGAGCAGGGCGCTGGCGACCAGGGCATCATGTTCGGTTACGCGTGTGATGAAACCGAGGAGCTCATGCCTGCTCCCATCATGTATGCCCACCGCCTGGGCCGTGAGCTGACCAAGATCCGCAAGGCAGGTAAAGCCGCCAAGTGGCTCCGCCCCGACGCCAAGAGCCAGGTCTCCGTGGAATATGTGGACGGCCGCCCGACCCGCATCGTCAACGTCGTCATCTCTACCCAGCACGCCGCCAGCGTCGAGCACGCCGAGATCGAAAAATTCTGTATTGAGCAGGTCATCAAGAAGGTCCTTCCAAAGGGCATGCTGACCAAGGACACCGAATACCTCATCAACCCGACCGGCAAGTTCGTCGTCGGTGGTCCACAAGGGGACAGCGGCCTCACAGGACGCAAGATCATCGTAGACACCTACGGCGGCATGGGCCGTCACGGCGGTGGTGCTTTCTCCGGCAAAGACCCGTCCAAAGTGGACCGCAGCGCCGCCTACATGGGCCGCTGGGTCGCCAAAAACGTCGTCGCCGCAGGTCTCGCCTCCAAGTGCGAAATCCAGTTCGCCTACGCCATCGGTCACCCGCTGCCAGTCAGCGTGCACATCGACAGCTTCGGCACCGGCACCATCAGCGATGACGCCATCCTGGACGCCGTCCTGAAGACCTTCTCCTTCAAGCCTGCTGACATCGTCAAGCAGCTCGACCTCCTCCGCCCCATCTATTCCAAGTCCACCAACTACGGTCACTTTGGCAAGATCGACGACCCAGACCTCACCTGGGAAGTCACCAGCAAGGCAGAGGCCCTCAAGAAAGCCGCGAAGTAA